gtaacaacgcaactctgatccaatcagaactcTTTCGAATGTTATTCATCACTTACGACAAGTGCGAGCGTTGCCTTTGCTCTTTGAGCAAAAACccctcgcatttgactgcacctttcaatgatttagttttaaaaaggatatggctacggatcttgattgtaactaataaatattcatgaccaaattcgGACCTGAGAAAAACTCCCGATAATCAAGAAATCCGGATAATTGAGGTTTGACTGTGCAGTCGGACTTTGATCTCCCGGActtgttgggaccacacgaaatagtccggataatcgagggtccggataataGAAAATATGCATATTAATGAAGagaaaaatcgagcaaaactgattaaatttagaaaacgacatttaatcgtaaaacaacaattttacaaatcatttggagtacaatatcgtctgcatcttcatttttatcttttatgggaAGAACGGATCGCTTGCACTTTAAgcacatgacgatcgtgaataagcgttcgtgacgctagcttttttgttttccatgccatagagaGTGAAATTTTacttagcaacaacgcaactctgattCAATCAGAtctcattcgaatgttctttATTACTTACGACAAGTGaaagcgctgcttttgctctttCAGAGCAAAAACgcctcgcatttgactgcacctttcaatgctgtagttttaaaaaggatatggctacggatcttgatcgtgactaataaatatttatGACCGAATTGGGACCTGAGAAAAAGTCCGCATAATCGAGGTCCTACTGTACTTCGCCGAGATCAAACTGGCGAACCTTAGCAATAGTTTGACCTCCCACGCCATGCCATTTCACTGTGACGGAGTCGGTAAAGTCGAATTAATGAATGCCGAAAGATGAGAACCCGTGGTTGGCAAATAGAGATAAGAACTAAAGTAGAAATAACTtacctgaaaatgttgacgagaaAATTGCTTGTCGCACGCTGGTGTACGGAGCAGGAAGAGGGTGCAGTTATTTGCGCAACCGCTTATATATCACTAGTTTTCACGTGATGAACTGGGTCCCAGGTGTCCCGGCCAGTGTTTATCTACACCAGTGCTCAGATATCGTGATGCAAAAATATCATTATACTTGTGGCTTATTCCTGTCTATAGCAAGATCATCTTGCCAAGGCTTATATCAAGATCTTGCTTTCAAATACAGCAATATTTTGCATAAACACGCAAGATCATGGCAAGAATATATAAAAGTCATGCCAAAATCTAGCCTGTACACAGGCTAGGCAAAATCCACACCTGCAACTCATAGAAAAAGTATGGCCTTGATGTTGCTGGTTGTGATAAAGCCACAATTGGCGTCGCTGCTTTAATTGTTGCAGTTCCTGCCTCTTTGATTAATGTCATCATTTCGATAGCCATACTTGTTAAATCAAAAGGGTCTACGTGGAAAGTCAAGACTACGTGTAATAGCCCACGTATAATTAAGAgcctcaatttttcaatttagacTGAATAGGTTCTTATATATGTGGTacttaaagcaaatttaagttGCCAAGGTCCTTAAAATAAGTTCCTATATTATCCTATGAATTTCATCTGAATATACTATACAATGATACAGGGTGTCCCAAAAAAGTACCCTCTATTGAAATcaaaccttttgttttgaacgCGCGTCGTGACACCTCTGGGAATTAAATTACATGAATTTATTTGTGTGaaattgttttgctttattttcgTCGTGTATTGTTATTTGGCCGATCGGGAAGTTATAATTATTCCGCCATTTACTCATTTCAATTCCCAGAGTTGTCAAAAACGcacgttcaaaacaaaaggtCTGATTTCAGTAGAGGGTCCTTTTTTTGGGACACCCTGTGTAATAAATATCATATCATAATACAGTGTGAATCTTTCATTTGTACCTGAAAGCACAGTATATAGGCAGTTCAGTGCACAGCATATGTCCTTAACAAAACACAAGAAACTCATGTTGGCACCAAATTCATAACAAGTTCAAGGAACGATGGTCTTAATTCAGCAGTTTCTACCTATAAACTTTTGCAGCAACCCCGCTGATAAAAACCTAACTTAAAATCAAACATAAGCCTAAATAAATGCCTAATTTAAAATGCAAAGTTTAGCCTAGCTGGCTCTTAAAAGCCAGGTTCTTATACTTGCGCTATTACCATAGAGTAATACATAGATATCCACTATTTCTATGGCCATTACTGTGTCTTTATCGTATCAATAACAATAGCTGACCTATCGATTGCTATTGGTATTATACCGTCAAATGTTGATTTGGCGAAAGATATATTTCGAGAACATGAAATTCTCGTTCTATTGGAGAGGACCGTCCTGTTTGTTAACTGGGTGAGCTGTGGCACGTCTGCGCTTAGTCTGCGGATAGCATCGTTGGATCGCCTTTCGTATTTCATGTTATCCTACAGACACCGGTGTAGCATGTTCGCGGATTTAGTCAGGCTATGTGAATATTTATCTACGTTCTTTAAGTGTAAAAACAACAGATTTCTAAAGAAATCAATTATGATAATGCTGGAAAATTTACATACAAGGACCAAACTTGCGGGCTGGCATGGCCACTGCCTACAAATACCAAACACTGGTGACTGTGCCCCGAAcatattttgctgtttttattcATCTTGTTTTGCCATTACAATGTTCTGGTGACTTACTTGCATACTAATACATCTGTTATGCGTATCCTGTTGACTAGCCTGCTCAGCTTACTAATTCATATTGCCGTGATTCGTTTCGttcgttttttcatttttcttggacaagATGTTTAATTAAACAAATACTCAGAAGCGGATCCAGGGTAAGTCAGAATAACATACAAAATACTTTAATCTATTGGTAATATCTTGCCTATGAAATATTCCTTAGAAATTGTAACCAATAGCCTGGCTATTAAagtattttgaatttaaaattgcCGTTGTAATTTATCCTTACTTACCTCTGGATCCGCCACTGCAATACTGCTGGACATGAAACGGGCAAGAATGATACGTTTGGCGCTACTTGGGAAAAGAACCATCCACAAGGAGAGCGCAAATACACCAAATATCCCCACATAACGGAAATGGACAAAGAGAATCTAGTTCTGGACGTGATATATTTCTGGTTTCATGCAGCTAGCAGCGTATTATACTGAACTCCAAGTTAAATATCGTAAAAGCCCCATACGTAAAGGTAGGTTATAggattaaagaaaaatattcctGTGGTCAGTTCAAGTTGCGAGACATATTTTatgaaaatagaaaattatggAAGATGTAATAGGGGTTTTCGAGTATATCCGCCATTGTGCATGAGTTGGCTTGTTGCCAAGCCACAAAGAAATTGGGAATCCGCCTATATAAAGAAGGTGCAGGGTATGATGGCATAAAACGGTAGAAGACCTGTCGAagatcaaaacaacaaaaacagagcAATTGAAGTATAATGACCTTTAATTTTCACCCATGCACACAAAAAGAACATTTCCTGAACTGGATGACAGAAAGAGAGCTATAAAATCTAATCCCAAAACTACCATGTCtttatttgttcatttatgCAAggtaagagaaaaaaagaatccTTTGCCTTCACTTTGTCTAGTGTCCCTAATTAACCTTATTTACGAGtgcagctttttcttttttggtaagGTTATCTCCATACTCGTAGTCTTCTTGCTTTCCATCAAATTCATCTTGCCAATCGTCAAGGCCAAACCTCGGGTTGTCCTTGTGTCCACTGATGAAGAAGTGACATGCTGTGATGGAATCATAGACTGGCAAACCTGTGTAAAATCGAATGGCATCCGAATATGCAGGAAGCTCGGTGCATTCCAACAGAAATGCTCTGCTTTTTGGGAACTTGAAAAGTGCATGAACAGCCTTTCTTACGATCCATGGCGTGGCGTCTTTGACGTTGACTTTATCTCCATTGGCAACTGCTTGACCAAAATGAGGGACAtcttcacatccaacaatgttgtaACGCTTATCTTGGGTGTCCACGCCACATTCATCCCTGATCAGATCTCTCATGGGCTCCAGGCTTTTCCCGTTCGCCGTCATAATGATCATTTGCTCGTGCTCTGCATAGCCGCATGTGACGGCTGGAAGCTGGCAAAGGGAACTCATAAAAATGGGGATCTTAGTGATTTGTCGAGCAATGCTTTGAAAGTTCATCATGAAACCACAATCACCAGTTATtccattgacttttttctctttcacaaGCCATTTGATGGACTGTTTAAATCGCTTTTCAACATCGTCAGTCATCTTTCCTTTCTGGCACATTTCAAAGGTGAGACCAGGCACAACTTTGTAGTAGACATCGCAATTGAAGGAGTCGGGATGGTCTATGTCACCAGGGACTGCTTCATAATCGTAGTCTAGACGAATAACCCCAAGACAGGCTGCAGCTGACTTTTTCGTTTCTCCAGACATTTTCTTCTGTGGTATTCTTTTCACCTAATATTTAATGGAAAGCAAAAGATGAAGAACACAGATCGCGTCGTTACAAATGTAGAAAACAATTCAACCGACACCCTGTTTAAAGTAAAGATAAATTCAAATATAGTTTttaaattacaaaacaattCTAGCATTCCATTGGTCAAAGATTTGAAGAACGTTTTGTGATCGCTAGATTTTGACCTTTCTGTCACGGAAGACATTCCTCAAGAGGTCTTATGTATCCCTTCCCAAATGTTGATTTTAGGATGTTTTGTCTGAAACAAACGTTTTAGCGTTGCCTTGACGGAACAAAGCAGATGAAACAAAAAGTAAACGCAACTGGTTACACTCGTTCCATTAAAATGTGCATCAAAATGACAACAATACCTAATAAGATGTCATAATTTGATTAAGTATTCAGGGCtggaaataacggccggtcaacggacaatgtccggactgattgtggatttgaccggtcaaactttcgtcttgccggtcatgctgaccggtcaaaattcaatcgtattgaagatgaaataaatttaaggttgctgctgttcagttgtttcagttgctATTTATCGAGGCGAGTATGTATTGCGGAAATTGAtgtgaaatcctggtgacatgcaactagagccgttgtttacaattcgcacatcgaaacagacatcgggattcgcccacttccggtcacagaataattaccaaatatttccacttttattagtaattttcaagttgtacatttgtCCCTGCGTATAAATTAATTCTTTAAGTGgaataaatattatcaaaagCAGTGTACTGCAAAGGGACTATAATTCATAGCTATAATTCATATTCAATTCTACTATAGATTTAACTTTTCTTATCTTGGTATGGGAAGATAGTACGAATTACTGCCGGAGACAAATTTAATGTACTGAATGCAATTaagcttattttcatttcgccgttgtattttacttttattgtaaagcactttaaagtgctatAAGCTCTAAGCTACGACTCTTGAGAAATAAATTCGTAACgttttgggtttatgggcccctaaaagagtaattcatcatataaatttgaccggccagaaacgatacgtgaccgagcaaaaatgaatttggccagtcatcgtgaccggagactatccgaaaattatttcgagccctggtaTTTGCAATACGCATGAGAACTAGAACCTTATTCATCGTAAGCGAAGTTTATTCGTAAGTACTTCAGTCATTCGGAATCAAGAATCTCGCGGGGTCGAAACAACTTCCATGACGTCATTATGTAGTATCGATCTCTAGCTCTTTCAATAACGGACGTCTTTCCAAAAACAAACTGGACAGCCTTTATTACTTTTCCTGTTCATAATGTATTGAGACTTAAGTTTTTGACTGTGGACACATACAAGTATTAGAAAAATAGAACGACTTAGTCAAGAGGATAACGcctgaaaggccgttcaaagaaaaTTCTTCATATACGCTCCGAAATGTTTCGTAAATGTTATCTCCtttaatgcgtttcagcactcgaaaatcacctcctgactaagggctgttgaaagtctaaccatttgctgatgtaattacaaaggcagcactttctcctcagttattataagaccctgagtgttggtccggccggagttgaactcacgacctcccgcgcgacaacccgatgctcaaccaactgagcgaCCGGTCGCGGTTATCATGTAATACAAcaccattgttttagatgtcaCTTTTGTTTATGTGCacttgtaataaatttgatatgtcagttgcctgaagatcgccaccCGGCGTGAAATAAGGAAACGAGAGAATGTCATAcataatagtaattggaccgagtggagtacaattcagggagtaatcgggcgagtaatttcgatttgaaattacgagcacgattactccctgaattgtacggcacgaggtccaattactaattaatcgtaactataacaaaattcgagaagaatatgacagtggtttaaactatttgaccggtttatatattcaacttctaagctagatgccgaaaaataaagccattcaagtgcaactagcgtgaccttgatgacgcgtactgtccaattactcaggcatgacgcgtacaactgtccaattacaagcgcatgacgtgtgcaactgtccaattacggctgaaatcaggcctgctgatgaccaatcagattcgagaattttgatatagttgtgattagtaatggtaataggactgagtggagtccaattcggtttGTAATCATACTAGTGAtgacaaaatcggacgaccgcgcagcgggagtccgatttgtttatcacgagtatgattacggaccgaattggacgacacgaagtcctattaccaattaatcatagaaattacaatttccgagaaaaatagccaagttgtcaaaaaaagggaaaagtttgcattaaaatgcaaaagcaaaacgaaaaacaaaagagcaaaaacacaaaagcaagcacacgcgcacgcacacgtaattacaactttgaatgtgattggttgatttaaactacaactttgaatttgattggtttgttgaactgtccgataacaaactgtccgttaacaagctgtccgataacaaactgtccgataacaacttgacaagcgaattagtgggaaataggccttttttaagccaatcacaatcgaggaaattgtaatttttatgattagcaTGATAATCGCTTAtgtaaaacgttttcaaacaGCTGAGTGGAATTGGCATGTCTGCATGCAATATGTTCGATTCATCGAGTTTTTATTAATCTGACCAAATTAAATTCGCTGACGTGAACTTTAGCTTTTATTCAAGGAAGTAACTGAggtgtattttgaaaattttttatgGTCTTTATGTGAATATCATAAAATACTTCAACTATTTTTATGCTCCTGAATAAACAAAAACCTccagaaaaatttaaaaacttcaTTGTTCGAATTCATGTTCAGTGTTGAGCACATTAAATAGCAAAAGCATGAAATATGTTTATAGCAAGATCATCTGGCACAGGCTTATATCAAGATCTTGCTTCCAAATACAGCGGTATTTGTCATAAACATGCACGATCATGGCAAGAATATATAAACGTCATGCCAAAACCTTAAAAATAGTTCGACCTCCCACACCATGCCCTTCAACTGTGATCGAGTCGGTAAGGTGCAAGTTAAGATGGTAATTCCGGGCGTTTTCAACTATAAAGTCCCGAAGACGGCGAATAAATCAATGCCCCAAGATGAGAACTCGTGGTTGGCAAATAGAGATAAGAACTAAAGTAGAAATCACttgcctgaaaatgttgacgaacAAAAATTGCTTGTCGCACAATGGTATACAGAGCAGGGATAGGGTGCAGTTATTTGCGCAACCGCTTATATATCACTCGTTTTCACGTGATCCCAGTTCTCCCGGCCAGTGTTTATCTACACTAAGAGCGCTTGCCCttcaagacatgacgatcgtgaataaacgttcgtgacgctagcttctttgttttccatgccatagagcgtgaaatttcacctagcaacaacgcaactctgatccaatTGGAAAGATtggaatgttcttcattacttacaacAAGCGaaagcgctgcttttgctcGTTGAGGGCAAAAACCCTCCTATTTGACTGCACCTTACCTAAAAATGTT
The Acropora muricata isolate sample 2 chromosome 3, ASM3666990v1, whole genome shotgun sequence genome window above contains:
- the LOC136912527 gene encoding uncharacterized protein, whose translation is MSGETKKSAAACLGVIRLDYDYEAVPGDIDHPDSFNCDVYYKVVPGLTFEMCQKGKMTDDVEKRFKQSIKWLVKEKKVNGITGDCGFMMNFQSIARQITKIPIFMSSLCQLPAVTCGYAEHEQMIIMTANGKSLEPMRDLIRDECGVDTQDKRYNIVGCEDVPHFGQAVANGDKVNVKDATPWIVRKAVHALFKFPKSRAFLLECTELPAYSDAIRFYTGLPVYDSITACHFFISGHKDNPRFGLDDWQDEFDGKQEDYEYGDNLTKKEKAALVNKVN